The following are from one region of the Williamwhitmania taraxaci genome:
- a CDS encoding MltF family protein produces MILFYSKRTFFIFSLFLVGLLFSCNNFEISSVNPNSNLNISAIKERGKLVAATDNSGISFFVHKGHPMGFQFELLKELARTIGVPLEIIPVKSFDEAYSLLDEGLCDIVAMNLVPTKALANKISYTIPHSEVKLALVSLGNDSSNLAFNRSILGKRRIDLQGRGISITNGSSKSADELVEMVALGDIDQAIVEYSDAMVGELRFPRVKVLPLTNLTEQSCWAVNKRSPLLLQEVNSWLSRYKSTANYAYILSKYNSDDLYLRYASAFITPGRNAISKYDGYFKHYSNQKGLDWKLVASIVYQESRFNADVISQSGAYGLMQIMPITAEHFGVDDISTPQKNIKVGVMLLNYLRDYYVNAGISEEEATKFVLGAYNGGLGHIEDARRLAEKYHSNPNSWEDVAFFLRMKSQPKYYKDPIVKCGKFSGSETSRFVTEVLERYGYYSSLVTI; encoded by the coding sequence ATGATTTTATTTTACTCAAAGAGAACATTTTTTATTTTTAGTTTATTTTTAGTTGGATTGTTATTTAGTTGCAATAATTTTGAAATAAGCAGTGTTAACCCTAATAGTAATTTAAACATAAGCGCCATAAAAGAAAGAGGTAAACTCGTGGCCGCCACCGACAATTCCGGGATTTCGTTTTTTGTGCACAAAGGGCACCCCATGGGATTTCAGTTTGAATTGCTTAAAGAACTAGCCAGAACCATTGGCGTTCCACTTGAAATTATCCCTGTTAAGAGTTTCGATGAAGCATATTCATTACTAGATGAAGGGCTTTGTGATATTGTCGCCATGAATTTGGTTCCAACAAAGGCGCTCGCTAACAAAATATCCTATACTATACCTCATTCCGAAGTCAAATTAGCGTTGGTCTCTTTGGGGAATGATTCTAGTAATCTGGCATTCAATCGCTCCATTCTTGGTAAGAGAAGAATCGATCTTCAAGGTCGCGGCATCAGCATAACCAATGGTAGCAGCAAATCTGCCGATGAATTAGTTGAGATGGTTGCATTAGGCGACATCGATCAAGCTATTGTGGAGTATTCCGACGCAATGGTTGGGGAACTGCGCTTTCCTCGGGTTAAGGTTTTGCCCTTAACTAATTTAACAGAGCAGTCCTGCTGGGCTGTTAATAAGAGATCTCCCTTACTACTTCAGGAAGTTAATAGTTGGTTAAGTCGCTATAAATCTACGGCCAACTATGCTTATATCCTTTCTAAGTATAATAGTGATGATCTATACTTGAGGTATGCTAGTGCATTTATTACACCGGGACGCAATGCAATTTCGAAGTATGATGGATATTTTAAGCACTATAGCAATCAAAAGGGACTGGATTGGAAATTAGTAGCTTCTATCGTATATCAGGAATCACGCTTTAATGCTGATGTGATTTCGCAAAGCGGTGCCTATGGGCTGATGCAGATCATGCCAATAACTGCCGAGCATTTTGGTGTGGACGATATTTCAACCCCGCAAAAGAACATTAAAGTTGGAGTAATGCTATTGAACTATCTTCGCGACTACTATGTAAATGCTGGTATAAGCGAGGAGGAGGCTACGAAGTTTGTTCTTGGTGCCTATAATGGCGGTTTGGGACATATTGAGGACGCACGGCGATTAGCCGAAAAATATCACTCCAATCCTAATTCATGGGAAGATGTTGCCTTCTTTCTTCGTATGAAATCTCAACCAAAGTATTACAAAGACCCTATAGTTAAGTGTGGAAAGTTTAGCGGAAGTGAGACTTCTAGATTTGTGACGGAGGTATTGGAGCGCTATGGTTACTATAGTAGCCTTGTTACTATTTAA